GGTAACAACTATATCGGCATTATACGCCGGCGGTTCGACCGTGATCTCACCAAAATTTTCGGCGTCGCGGTTTTGGGAGATCATCGAAAAATACCAGATCACCTCATTCGGCTCCGTCGCGACGATGCTTTCGATGCTGTTGGAGCGAAAGGACGATAGCCGCACGCTCGCCGGAAGTCCGCGTTCCCTGCGATTTGCGATGTGCGGCTCGGCCCCTGTTCCGGCAGAGGTGATGAAGAGGTTCGAAGAGACATTTGGCGTTCTTGTCGTAGAAGGCTACGGCCTGAGCGAATCGACGTGCCGCTCGACCTTCAATCCGCCGAATGAAAAACGACGGCCGGGCTCGTGCGGCATGCCTATAGGGAACGAAATGCGTGTTGTAGACGAAGAAGACAACGAAGTTCCGGACGGCACTCTCGGCGAGATCGTCCTTCGCGGCCCTAATATCTTCAAGGGCTATTTCAAGAACCCGGATGCGACCGAAAGGGCGTTTGCCGGCGGATGGTTTCATACCGGCGACATAGGTTACCGCGATCCTGACGGCTTTTTCTACATCGCCGACCGCAAAACCGACATGATCATCCGCGGCGGCGAAAATATCTATCCGCGTGAGATCGACGACCTGCTTTATACGCACCCCGCGATCGCGCATGCTGCGGTAATCGGCGTTCCTGACGAATTATATGGAGAGGAGGTCACGGCATTTGTCGTCCTAAAAGACGCAGATTCGGTAACCGAAACCGAGATCGTTGACTTTTGTAAACAACATCTCGCCGATTTCAAATGCCCGAAGACCGTGCATTTCGTTGATGATATTCCGAAAGGCCCGACAGGGAAACTTCTCAAGAGAGAGTTGGCAAAACTCTTTGCGGAATCGCGTGCGAAGTGATGGCTGTTTATCTGAGAAAATGCACGCCATTTGTGCGGCCTTCGGCACTTGTATGTTGTAAACTTAGCGTTTCTTTATGTCGAAACGAAAACTAGGAATTGCAGTTGTCGGAATAGGCGGTGCGGTCGGAACGACGATGGCCGCCGGTATCGAACTGCTCAAGAAAGGCCTGATCGGCACCAATGGTCTGCCGCTTGCGGACCGCGCGATCAAAGGACTTGTCGACTACACCGACCTAGCCTTTGCCGGCTGGGATCTTTTCCCCGAAGATCTTGCAAAGGCGGCCGAGAGCCACGAAGTGCTGACATACAAACAACACGTTGCCGTTGAGGACGAACTCCGGCAGATCAAGCCGTGGCATTCCGTCGGTGATGAACGATTTCTTTCGCTAATCGAAGGCCAAAACAAGATCGGTACCCGAGGTCACCGGGCCACGATCGATAAACTCAGAGCCGACCTCGCCGGGTTCAAGGCCAAGTGCGACTCCGTTGTCGTGATCAACCTTGCCTCAACTGAAAAGCTTGCAGTAGAAGGAAATGAGATATTTAACACGCTTGCCGGTTTTGAGAATGCATTGGATGAGAATGCAGACGACATTTCGCCAGCAATGCTTTACGCTTACGCCGCGATCGCCGAAGGCGTTCCGTACGGCAACTTCACGCCGTCCGTATCTGCTGATACACCCGCATTGATCGAATTCGCCCGTGAGCGAAATGTTCCGATCGCCGGAAAGGACGGCAAGACCGGGCAGACCTTTATCAAAACCGTTCTGGCCCCTGCGTTAAAGAGCCGCTCTCTTCATGTTGATGGCTGGTACTCGACCAATATTTTGGGAAACCGCGACGGGCTGGCGCTTTCGAACGAAGATTCGCTGGCTTCGAAGGTGAAAACGAAGAGTTCCGTGCTCGACGACATTCTCGGATACGAGGTCGAAGATCACATCGTTGATATCCGATATTACCGGCCGCGAGGCGACAACAAAGAGGCGTGGGACAATATCGACATCAGCGGATTTCTCGGCCAATCGATGCAGATCAAGGTGAATTTTCTCTGTAAGGATTCGATCCTCGCGGCACCGCTTGCGATCGAGATCGCCCGCTGTCTCGATCTTGCCCAACTGCGCGGCGAAGGCGGAATTCAGGAACAGCTTTCGGTCTTTTTCAAACTGCCGATGATAAATTCAACCAAGCCTGAGCACGCGTTTCACAAACAGGAAGAACTACTGCTCTCCTGGCTGGCGTCCTAACTCGGCCTCGGCCGCGA
The DNA window shown above is from Chloracidobacterium sp. and carries:
- a CDS encoding long-chain fatty acid--CoA ligase, with product MNAESNKNLCQLLEERAGFAPDKAFLFSEADERVWSYAEFVKDVNRTANMLSSHGIGKGDVVSLLLPNSAEYVIAYFAFWKIGALAGPVNSLLKPEEVEWIVTNSEAKLMLVSSDLVASIPSQFRGDRRNNGRDRFVMFDEINAATEGFSGEIGTTDLGPDDEAIIIYTSGTTGKPKGCLLTHGNLIANARQISGWMGFGPDDRLLSVMPLFHMNAVSVTTISALYAGGSTVISPKFSASRFWEIIEKYQITSFGSVATMLSMLLERKDDSRTLAGSPRSLRFAMCGSAPVPAEVMKRFEETFGVLVVEGYGLSESTCRSTFNPPNEKRRPGSCGMPIGNEMRVVDEEDNEVPDGTLGEIVLRGPNIFKGYFKNPDATERAFAGGWFHTGDIGYRDPDGFFYIADRKTDMIIRGGENIYPREIDDLLYTHPAIAHAAVIGVPDELYGEEVTAFVVLKDADSVTETEIVDFCKQHLADFKCPKTVHFVDDIPKGPTGKLLKRELAKLFAESRAK
- a CDS encoding inositol-3-phosphate synthase; protein product: MSKRKLGIAVVGIGGAVGTTMAAGIELLKKGLIGTNGLPLADRAIKGLVDYTDLAFAGWDLFPEDLAKAAESHEVLTYKQHVAVEDELRQIKPWHSVGDERFLSLIEGQNKIGTRGHRATIDKLRADLAGFKAKCDSVVVINLASTEKLAVEGNEIFNTLAGFENALDENADDISPAMLYAYAAIAEGVPYGNFTPSVSADTPALIEFARERNVPIAGKDGKTGQTFIKTVLAPALKSRSLHVDGWYSTNILGNRDGLALSNEDSLASKVKTKSSVLDDILGYEVEDHIVDIRYYRPRGDNKEAWDNIDISGFLGQSMQIKVNFLCKDSILAAPLAIEIARCLDLAQLRGEGGIQEQLSVFFKLPMINSTKPEHAFHKQEELLLSWLAS